CCAATAGGGAAGGGCTGTTTTGTCGGGTGTGCCTGAGGCGCCTCTATCGCGGGGCCGGTCCAGACCACTGGAACCCACCGCCGATGCCCGACAATAGCCTGCCGTCCATCGCCGACACAACCGCCCTTGACGCGTTAACGCAACATTGCGTCGCGCAGGCGCGGGGTCAGTTCCTCGAACAAGGTCTGCACCGAGCGCAAGGCCCGGCAATCCGGGCGGGTCAGCAGCCACAGCTGGGTGTCGCAGCCCGGTAGCGGGCCGCTCAGCGCCTCGACCCCCGGCAGGGCGTGAACCATGTAGTCGGGCAGCGCCGCCACGCCCAGGCCGGTGGTCACCAGTTGGGCGATGGTCGACATGCCGCTGCACTGGTAGCGCGGGATCAGCCCGGGGTGGTACTGGTTGCGCCAGACCACGGTGGCGTGGTCCTGCATGGAGTCGTCAGGGGCGATCCACGGCACGCTGGCGGGGGAGGCATCGAGCCGCTCGCGCAGCTGCGCACGCCCGCAGATCACGTAGCTGGTCGAGCCCAGGCAGCGGCCCACCAGGTGCTCCGGCGGCGTATTGGTCAGGCGCAGGGCAATGTCGGCGTCGCGGCGGCTGAGGTTGGCGAACGTGTTGGAGGTGCCCATTTCCAGCGACAACGCCGGGTAGTTGGGCATGAACTCGGCCAGCGCCGGCAGCAGCAGGCTGTGCAGCACCGCCTCGGTACAGGTCAGGCGCACCGTGCCGCTGACCACCTGCTCGCCGCTGGTCAGGGCGATACGCGCGGCGTCCAGCGCCTGCTCGGCGCGTTCGGCCTGCTCGGCCAGGGCCTGGGCGGTGTCGGTGGGCAGGTAGCCCTTGCGGCTCTTGACGAACAGCGCGGTGCCCAGCGCCGACTCCAGCCGCCGGATCGAGCGGAACACCGTGGAAACGTCGACCTTGAGCAGCTCGGCGGCCTTGGCCAGGGAGCGCCCGCGTTCCAGCGCCAGGACCAGGGCGAGGTCCGCATGGTTGATCTGATATTGCATCGATGCACGCTCTGCTTGCCGAAATGCCAATGTCTGTTGCGTGGGGGCCATTTTATAGTGAAACGGCCCCCGGGAATCAATGCACCCGGTCGGCAACCAGCCCCCAACGATGGGCCAGTGAAAAGAACAACAGCAGCACCATCGTCGCCCTACCAGGCGTCATCCGCAGTTCCCACATCGCCGCTCCAAATCGAAGGATGTACAGCCATGACGTCGGTCTCCCCGTGCGCCAGTTCTTCCCGCGAGATGAATGAATTCCTGGATGCCCATCCGGATACCCAGTACGTCGACCTGCTGATCTCCGACATGAACGGGGTGGTGCGCGGCAAGCGCATCGAGCGCGCCAGCCTGCACAAGGTGTACGAAAAGGGCATCAACCTGCCGGCCTCGCTGTTCGCCCTCGACATCAACGGCTCGACCGTCGAAAGCACCGGCCTGGGCCTGGACATCGGCGACGCCGACCGTGTCTGCCACCCCATCCCCGGCACGTTGTCCGACGAGCCGTGGCAGAAACGCCCGACCGCCCAGTTGCTGATGACCATGCACGAGCTGGACGGCGCGCCGTTCTTCGCCGACCCGCGCGAGGTGTTGCGCCAGGTGGTGGCCAAGTTCGATGCCCTGGGCCTGGATATCTGCGCAGCCTTCGAGCTGGAGTTCTACCTGATCGACCAGGACAACCTCAACGGCCGGCCTCAACCGCCGCGCTCGCCGCTTTCGGGCAAGCGCCCGCAGTCGACCCAGGTGTACCTGATCGACGATCTCGACGAATATGCCGACTGCCTGCAGGACATGCTCGAGGCCGCCAAGGAACAAGGCCTGCCGGCCGACGCCATCGTCAAGGAAAGCGCCCCGGCGCAGTTCGAGGTCAACCTGCATCATGTCGCCGATCCGCTCAAGGCCTGCGACTACGCGATCTTGCTCAAGCGCCTGATCAAGAACGTCGCCTACGACCATGAAATGGACACCACCTTCATGGCCAAGCCCTATCCGGGCCAGGCGGGCAACGGCCTGCATGTGCACATCTCGCTGCTGGACAAGAAAACCGGCAAGAACATCTTCGCCAACGCCGACCCGCTGCAAAGCGACGCGCTGCGCCACGCCATCGGCGGCGTGCTGGAGACCATGCCGGCGTCGATGGCCTTCCTCTGCCCGAACATCAACTCCTACCGTCGCTTCGGCGCTCAGTTCTATGTGCCCAATGCACCGAGCTGGGGCCTGGACAACCGCACCGTGGCCGTACGCGTGCCCACCGACAGCAGCGACAACGTGCGCATCGAGCACCGCGTGGCCGGTGCCGATGCCAACCCGTATTTGATGCTCGCAGCGATCCTCGCCGGCATCCACCATGGCCTGACCCAGCAGGTCGAGCCGGGCGCGCCGATCGAGGGCAACTCGTACGAGCAACTGGAGCAGAGCCTGCCGAACAACCTGCGCGACGCCCTGCGCGCGCTGGACGACAGCGAAGTGCTCAACCAATACATCAGCCCGGACTACATCGATATCTTCGTGGCCTGCAAGGAGAGCGAGCTGGCCGAGTTCGAAGTGTCGATCTCCGACCTCGAGTACAACTGGTACCTGCACACGGTGTAAGCCCATGAGCGCAATTGCGGTCCCCTTGATCGGTGTCAGCGCCTGCCGCCAGCAGGTGGGGAAGAACTCGTCGCACACGGTGGGCGACAAGTATGTCGAGGCCGCAGGCTTCGCCGGGCTGCCGCTGATCCTGCCGGCGCGCGATGGCGGCAGCGACCCGCAGGCGCTGTTGGCACGCCTGGATGGCATTCTTTTTACCGGTTCGCCTTCAAATGTCGAGCCGCATCATTACAATGGCGCGCCCAGCGTGGAAGGCACTCGCCACGACCTGGCGCGCGACCGGCTGACATTGCCCCTGCTGCAGGCGGCAATCGTCGCCGGCGTGCCGGTGTTGTGCATCTGCCGTGGTTTCCAGGAGCTGAACGTGGCCCTTGGCGGCAGCCTGCACCAGCGGGTGCAGGAACTGCCCGGCTACCTGGACCACCGCGAACCTGAGGACGCACCCTTGCAGGTGCAGTACGGCCCTCGGCACCCGGTCAGCATTGCGCCTGGCGGCGTGTTCGAGCGCCTGGGCCTGGCTGCGCAGTTCGAGGTCAACTCGCTGCACAGCCAGGGCATCGACCGCCTGGCCCCAGGCCTGCGTGTCGAGGCACGGGCCCCGGATGGCCTGATCGAAGCGGTGTCGATGCCTGACGCGCCGGGCTTTGTACTCGGCGTGCAGTGGCACCCTGAATGGCGTTTCGCCGAAAACCCGGTTTCGCTGCGCCTGTTCGAGGCGTTCCGCGAGGCTTGCATTGCCCATGCTGCACGGGAGGGTGCGCGTCAGAAAACACCCTGACGTTAGCCGAAGGTCCTGGATGACCGTGCCCCCACCGCGAGCTTTCAATGAGTGAAAGCGGGCCCTCTACGGCGGGCCTGTGAAAACAATTCCAATAGTTACGGCACAGACTCATGAATGAATACACAGAAGCCGGCCGCCCACCCGACACGGCGTCCGACTCGGGCAACACCCAGCGCAGCAAGGGCTTGGCCAAGGGCCGGCTCGGCCTGCTGGCCAGCGTTGTATTGGGCATCTCCACCATCGCCCCGGTCTATACCCTGACCGGCGCGCTCGGCCCGACCGTGCGCGAAGTCGGCGCCCACCTGCCAGCGGTGTTCATCGTCGGCTTCCTGCCGATGCTGCTGGTGGCCCTGGGTTATCGCGAACTGAACTCGGCGGAGCCCGACAGCGGTACCTCCTTCACCTGGTCGGCCCGTGCGTTCGGCCCGATGATCGGCTGGATCGGCGGCTGGGGGCTGGTGGTGGCCACCACCATCGTGCTGTCCAACCTGGCCGGTGTGGCGGTGGACTTCTTCTACCTGTTCCTCGCGCAGATCACCGGCAACCAGGAGCTGGCGGCCTTGGCCGACAACCTGTTGGTCAACGTCAGTACCTGTTGCGTGTTCATCGCCCTGGCGGTGTGGATTTGTTGCCGCGGCATGGCCACCACCATGACGGTGCAGTACGGCTTGGTGGCGTTGCAACTGCTGGTGCTGATTGGCTTTGCCTTCGCCGCCTTCGGTGAAACCACCGCGCCGCCGCCGCTGGCGTTCGACCTGGCCTGGTTCAACCCGTTTGGCGTCGAGTCGTTCTCCGCCTTTGCCGCCGGCCTGTCGCTGTCGATCTTCATTTTCTGGGGCTGGGACGTGTGCCTGACCGTCAGCGAAGAGTCGGTGGGTAGCGAAGAGGTGCCGGGCAAGGCCGCCACCTGGACTGTGCTGCTGATTCTCGGCCTGTACCTGCTGACCGCCATCGCCACCCTGCAGTTCGCCGGGATCAGCGACCAAGGCCTGGGCCTGGGCAACCCGCGTATCCAGGAAAACGTCTTCGCCCACCTGGCCGGGCCGGTCATGGGGCCGCTGGCGATCCTGATGTCCATCGCCGTGCTGGCCAGTACCGCAGCCTCGCTGCAGTCGACCTTCGTGTCGCCGGCACGCACGCTGCTGGCCATGGGTTATTACGGTGCCGTGCCACAGCGCTTCGCCAAGGTCTGCCCGCGTTCGCAGACGCCGCGCTACGCGACCATCTGCGCCGGTATCGCCGCGGCTGTGTTCTACGTGACCATGCGCACCCTCAGCGAGAACGTGCTGGCCGACACCATCACCGCGCTGGGCATGATGATCTGCTTCTATTACTCGCTGACCGCGTTCGCCTGTGTCTGGTATTTCCGCCACAGCCTGTTCGACAGCGTGCGGCACTTCTTCATGCGTGGCGTGTGCCCGCTGGTGGGTGGGGTGATTCTGTCGGTGATCTTCGTGCGCACCGCCATCGACAGCGCTTCGCCGGACTTCGGCAGCGGCTCGCATGTGGCCGGGCTGGGGCTGGTGTTCGTGATCGCGGCGATCATCTCGGCACTGGGGATCGTGCTGATGATGCTGTCCCGCCTGCGGGCGCCGGCGTATTTCCTGGGGGCTACCCTGCGTCAGCAGGCGACCATTCCACTGCAGGAATAATGCTGGGGGCGCTTTGCGCGCCTTTCGCGACACAAGGCCGCTCCTACAGCAGATCGCATCAGTCCATATTGACGCGATCCCTTGTAGGAGCGGCCTTGTGTCGCGAAAGGGCTGCAAAGCAGCCCCGTGCGGTCTATCAGCAGAGCAGTTCTTTCAGCAGCCCACTGTTGCGCTGCTGTTGCTTCTTCAGCACCAGGCGATTCGAGCGGAACACCGCCTTCAAGTCTTCCAGTGCCACGGCGAAGTCGTCATTGATGATGACGTACTCGTATTCGTCGTAGTGCACCATCTCGCTGACCGCTTCCTTCATGCGCCCGGCGATGATTTCCTCGCTGTCTTGCCCGCGGCCATCCAGGCGCTGACGCAGGGCCTCCTGGCTGGGCGGCAGGATGAAGATCGAGCGCGCCTCGGGCATCAGCTTGCGCACCTGCTGGGCACCTTGCCAGTCGATTTCCAGGATCAGGTCGAAGCCTTGGTCCAGGGTTTCCTGCAGCGCGCTGCGCGAGGTGCCGTAGAAGTTGCCGAACACCTCGGCATGCTCGAGGAAATCACCCTTGGCGATCAGTGCCTTGAACGTTTCGTGGACCACGAAGTGGTAGTTCACCCCGTGGGTTTCACCTGGACGCATGGCGCGGGTGGTGTGGGAGACCGAGACGCGTACGCGCGGGTCTTCCTTGATCAGGGCCGTGACCAGGCTGGTCTTGCCGGCGCCGGACGGGGCCGAGACGATGTAGAGGGTGCCGCTGCTGTGGTTCATGGTAGGGGTGGCCTTACTCGATGTTCTGTACTTGTTCACGCATCTGTTCGATCAGCACCTTGAGGTTGACTGCCGCCTGGGTGCTGCGCGGGTCGAACGCCTTGGAGCCGAGGGTGTTGGCTTCGCGGTTGAGCTCCTGCATCAGGAAGTCCAGGCGCCGGCCGGCGGCGCCGCCGGACTTGAGCACCCGGCGGACTTCGGTGACGTGGGTGCTGAGGCGGTCGAGTTCCTCGGCGACGTCGCTCTTCTGCGCCAGCAGGACCATTTCCTGCTCCAGGCGCTGCGGGTCGAGTTCGGCCTGCATGTCGCTGAAGCGGTCGAGGACTTTCTGCCGTTGGGCGGCCAGCATCTGTGGCACCAGGGCGCGCAGGGTGGTGACTTCGCTGGCCATGCTGTCCAGGCGCTCGTTGATCAGCCGGGCCAGTTCGGCGCCTTCGCGCTGACGGCCGGCCTTGAGCTCGGCCAGGGCCTCGTCGAACAGGGCGATGGCTTCGGCGTTGAGGGCCTGGGGGTCAGTTGCATCGGCCACCAGCACGCCTGGCCAGGCCAGCACCTCCAGTGGATTGAGCGGGGCTGGCTGCTTGATCAGGCTGGCCACGGTCTCGGCGGCGGCGACCAGTTGCGCGGCGCGCTCGCGGTCGACCTGCAGCGGCTTGCCGGCGTTGTCTTCGCTCAGGCGCAGGGTGCATTCGACCTTGCCGCGCGACAGGCCCTGGCGCAGCCCTTCACGGACCGCGCCCTCGAGGTCGCGCAGGGCCTCGGGCAGGCGCAGGTGGGGTTCGAGATAACGGTGGTTGACCGAGCGCAGTTCCCAGGCCAGGGTGCCTTGGCTGCCCGCGCGCTCGACACGGGCAAATGCGGTCATGCTGTGCACCATGGGGCGTACCTCGCGAATTCAGGTGAACGGGGGAGAGCCTTCCGGCTGCAAGGCGCAGGATTGTAGCGCAGTGCGGCCCGGGCGCCCAATCCACCCCATGCTAGCGGCAGGCGTGCGCGGGCATGGGAAAAGCCGACAGGTAGCGCGGGCGCGACGATAGGCATGTCTTCACCGGGCGTCGGGCTCTATAATGCTCGGCAGATTCAAATGTCCCGGTACAGGTATCCCAGATGAAACGTCCAAGTGGTCGCGCCGCCGATCAGCTCCGCTCGATCCGCATTACCCGCAACTACACCAAGCACGCCGAGGGGTCGGTACTGGTCGAGTTCGGTGACACCAAGGTCATCTGCACGGTCAGCGTCGAAAATGGTGTTCCCCGCTTCCTCAAGGGCCAGGGCCAAGGTTGGCTGACCGCCGAATACGGCATGCTGCCGCGTTCCACTGGCGAGCGTAACCAGCGCGAGGCCAGCCGTGGCAAGCAGGGTGGCCGCACCCTCGAGATCCAGCGCCTGATCGGCCGCTCCCTGCGCGCCGCGCTGGACATGAGCAAGCTCGGCGACATCACCCTGTACGTCGACTGCGACGTGATCCAGGCCGATGGTGGTACCCGCACTGCCTCGATCACCGGTGCCATGGTCGCCCTGTGCGACGCCTTGGCGGTGATCAAGAAGCGCGGTGGCCTCAAGGGCGGCAACCCGCTCAAGCACATGATCGCCGCGGTGTCGGTGGGCATGTACCAGGGCGAGGCGGTACTGGACCTCGACTACCTCGAGGACTCCGCCGCCGAGACTGACCTGAACGTGGTCATGACCAGCGCCGGTGGCTTCATCGAGGTGCAGGGCACCGCCGAAGGCGCGCCGTTCCAGCCTGAAGACTTCAACGCCATGCTGGCGCTGGCGCAGAAGGGCATGACCGAGATCTTCGAGCTGCAGAACGCCGCCCTGGCCGACTGATTTCGATCTGATCTGAAAAAGCTGGGGCCGCTGCGCGGCCCTTTCGCGACACAAGGCCGCTCCTATCGCGAATCGTGTAGGAGCGGCCTTGTGTCGCGAAAGGGCTGCGCAGCGGCCCCAATGCTTTTTAGATGGTCAGCGTCCAGTCGTAGTCGACGATCAGCGGCGCATGCTGGGAGAAGCGCGGCTGGCGCGGCAGGCGGGCGTTGCGCACGAAGCGGCGCAGGCCTGGAGTGAGGATCTGGTAGTCGAACCGATAACCCAGGTTGAGCATCTCGGCCTGTTCGTTATCTGGCCACCAGCTGTACTGGTCGCCCTCGCGGCTGACTTCACGCAGCGCGTCGACATAGCCCATGTCGCCGGTGATCGCGTCCATCCAGGCGCGCTCTGGTGGCAGGAAGCCGACCGCCTGCTGGCTGTCGCGCCAGTTCTTGATGTCGAGCTTCTGCTGCGCCACGTAGAACGAGCCGCAGTAGATGTATTCGCGACGCTTGCGACGCTGCTTGTCCAGGTACTTGGCGAAGTCGTCCATCAACTTGAACTTCTGGTTCAGGTCGTCGTCGCCGTTCATGCCCGAAGGCAGCAGCAGGCTGGCAATACTTACCTTGTCGAAATCCGCTTGCAGGTAGCGCCCGTAACGGTCGGCCGTCTCGAAGCCCAGGCCGGTGATGACTGCCTTGGGCTGCATGCGCGAATACAGTGCCACGCCACCTTGGGTGGGCACCTCCGCGTCGCAGGCGTAAAGGAAATAGCCATCGAGCTGGAAAGCTGGGTCGTCGAGTTCAAAGGCCGAGGCGCGGGTATCCTGAAGGCAGATGACGTCGGCATTCTGGGCTTGCAGCCAGCTGAGCAATCCACGCTCGGCCGCAGCCTGAATGCCATTTACGTTCACACTGATGATCCGCATAAATGGCCCCAAAAATCTCGTGCGTGTATGATACCCGAGCTCAACACATTTAGCTAAATCCGTGGTGTCCGGGACCTTTCATGCAGCCGTATCAGCGCGACTTCATCCGTTTTGCCATCGATCGCGGCGTTCTGCGCTTCGGTGAATTCACCCTGAAATCGGGGCGTACCAGCCCGTATTTCTTCAATGCCGGCCTGTTCAACACAGGTTCCGCGCTGGCCCAGCTGGGGCGTTGCTACGCCGCGGCCATCGTCGACAGCAAGATCCCCTTCGACGTGCTGTTTGGCCCGGCCTACAAGGGTATTCCGTTGGCGGCGGCCACTGCGGTGGCCCTGGCCGAACAGCATCAGCTCGACGTGCCATGGTGCTTCAACCGCAAGGAAGCCAAGGACCACGGCGAGGGCGGCAGCCTGGTCGGCGCCCCGCTGGCCGGTGACGTGCTGATCATCGACGACGTGATCACCGCCGGTACCGCTATCCGCGAGGTCATGCAGATCATCAATGCCCAGCAGGCCAAGGCCGCCGGTGTGCTGATCGCGCTGAACCGCGAAGAGCGCGGCAATGGCGAGCTGTCGGCGATTCAGGAAGTCGAGCGCGACTTCGCTATCCCGGTGGTCAGCATCGTCTCGCTGACCCAGGTGCTGGAGTTCCTCGCCGACGACCCGCAACTCAAGCAGCACTTGCCAGCGGTCGAAGCCTACCGTGCCCAGTACGGTATCTGACGCAGCGGCGGCAACGAACAAGGCGACCTGAGGGTCGCCTTTTTCATGCCGGTGCTTCAACGGCCGTTGGGGTAGGGATCCTGCTCGGCATCGCCGGCGCCAGTGAGGATTTTCCACGCGCGCTTGGGGTGGGGGATGACCTTGAAGTCGGGGCAGGGCGGCAACGACCGCTTGCTCTGGTTGGCGTACTCGTAGCCGCAGTCCGCACACGCGTAGCTGCCTGCGGACACATCGCTGCCGTAGGGCACCTCGTCTTTTTTCATCGCTGGATCTCCTGTGTGTGAGAAGTGTCCATGCTAATCAGGCGATGAAAACAGGTGTTGTAGTACCTGTCCGGCATTGCTGTGGGATTGTTCTAAAGCGGACACGAGCCGCAGGAGCAGGCTTGCCGGCGAACACCGGCGTAGCCGGTGCCATTAACCGCGTCGCCTGGTTCGCCAGCAAGGCTGGCTCCTACCGTTATCGGTCAGTCGGTACCGTATTTCGGCGAACGTGGCCCGTACAAGATGCCACCGTTAGGGTACGGCGACAGCAGGCGTGCGCTGGTGATACCGGCGATCGGGTAGCCGGCATCGTCCTGCACGCTGCTGATGACCTGGTTGATCGCGGCGGCCACCAGCATGCCGATCAAGCCGCCCTGGTTCTGCCGGCCTTCCTCGCTCGAGGCGGTGGCGCTGCCAGTCCACAGGGTGGCGCCGGTCTTCAGGTCGACCAGCTTGGCGTTGGCGGTGACGATGGTCGCGCTGCTGAGGATCATGTAGCGGGTGCCGTAGTCGCTGACAGTGACGTACAGGCCGGCGTCGGCGCCGAAGATCTCCTGCAGCTTGGTCACTGGCAGCTGATGGATATCGGCCGGAGTGGTCATGCCGTTCTGGCGGAACGTCTCGTCCACCAGGGCGACCGGCATCACGTAGTAGCCAGCTTCGGCCAGTGGGTAGGTGGCCTGGGACAGCATGCTGTAGGTGGCTTTTACATCCGGCGACTCGTTCAGCGGCGGCAGTATCAGGATCGATTTCGGCCGGCTCTGCTTGTAGGCCGAGTAGTCGATGCTCTTGCGCTCGGCGCAGCCAGCGAACAGTGCCAGCACGCAGGCGCCGACGATCAGGCGGGACAGGTGCTTGATCATTGCTTGGCCCCTTTGCTGGCGTTGCTCATCAGGAAGTCCATGTACTTGGCCGATTCGGGGAACAGCGCCTTCTCGGTACGGAACTGCTGGATCATCTGGTCATCCTTGCCCAGGCTGGAGTAGAGCAGGCCGAGCTGGGCATGATAGCCCGGCGGCACGGCGCCGTTCTTGGCCTTGATCTTCTCCAGGTCGCGCTCCAGGGCGATGGCCTGTTCTTCCTTGGCGTCGCCCTTGAGGTAGCTGTAGACCTGCGGCTGGTAGCTTTCCCACTGGTAC
The window above is part of the Pseudomonas muyukensis genome. Proteins encoded here:
- a CDS encoding LysR family transcriptional regulator; protein product: MQYQINHADLALVLALERGRSLAKAAELLKVDVSTVFRSIRRLESALGTALFVKSRKGYLPTDTAQALAEQAERAEQALDAARIALTSGEQVVSGTVRLTCTEAVLHSLLLPALAEFMPNYPALSLEMGTSNTFANLSRRDADIALRLTNTPPEHLVGRCLGSTSYVICGRAQLRERLDASPASVPWIAPDDSMQDHATVVWRNQYHPGLIPRYQCSGMSTIAQLVTTGLGVAALPDYMVHALPGVEALSGPLPGCDTQLWLLTRPDCRALRSVQTLFEELTPRLRDAMLR
- a CDS encoding glutamine synthetase family protein encodes the protein MTSVSPCASSSREMNEFLDAHPDTQYVDLLISDMNGVVRGKRIERASLHKVYEKGINLPASLFALDINGSTVESTGLGLDIGDADRVCHPIPGTLSDEPWQKRPTAQLLMTMHELDGAPFFADPREVLRQVVAKFDALGLDICAAFELEFYLIDQDNLNGRPQPPRSPLSGKRPQSTQVYLIDDLDEYADCLQDMLEAAKEQGLPADAIVKESAPAQFEVNLHHVADPLKACDYAILLKRLIKNVAYDHEMDTTFMAKPYPGQAGNGLHVHISLLDKKTGKNIFANADPLQSDALRHAIGGVLETMPASMAFLCPNINSYRRFGAQFYVPNAPSWGLDNRTVAVRVPTDSSDNVRIEHRVAGADANPYLMLAAILAGIHHGLTQQVEPGAPIEGNSYEQLEQSLPNNLRDALRALDDSEVLNQYISPDYIDIFVACKESELAEFEVSISDLEYNWYLHTV
- a CDS encoding gamma-glutamyl-gamma-aminobutyrate hydrolase family protein, with the protein product MSAIAVPLIGVSACRQQVGKNSSHTVGDKYVEAAGFAGLPLILPARDGGSDPQALLARLDGILFTGSPSNVEPHHYNGAPSVEGTRHDLARDRLTLPLLQAAIVAGVPVLCICRGFQELNVALGGSLHQRVQELPGYLDHREPEDAPLQVQYGPRHPVSIAPGGVFERLGLAAQFEVNSLHSQGIDRLAPGLRVEARAPDGLIEAVSMPDAPGFVLGVQWHPEWRFAENPVSLRLFEAFREACIAHAAREGARQKTP
- a CDS encoding APC family permease, whose amino-acid sequence is MNEYTEAGRPPDTASDSGNTQRSKGLAKGRLGLLASVVLGISTIAPVYTLTGALGPTVREVGAHLPAVFIVGFLPMLLVALGYRELNSAEPDSGTSFTWSARAFGPMIGWIGGWGLVVATTIVLSNLAGVAVDFFYLFLAQITGNQELAALADNLLVNVSTCCVFIALAVWICCRGMATTMTVQYGLVALQLLVLIGFAFAAFGETTAPPPLAFDLAWFNPFGVESFSAFAAGLSLSIFIFWGWDVCLTVSEESVGSEEVPGKAATWTVLLILGLYLLTAIATLQFAGISDQGLGLGNPRIQENVFAHLAGPVMGPLAILMSIAVLASTAASLQSTFVSPARTLLAMGYYGAVPQRFAKVCPRSQTPRYATICAGIAAAVFYVTMRTLSENVLADTITALGMMICFYYSLTAFACVWYFRHSLFDSVRHFFMRGVCPLVGGVILSVIFVRTAIDSASPDFGSGSHVAGLGLVFVIAAIISALGIVLMMLSRLRAPAYFLGATLRQQATIPLQE
- the gmk gene encoding guanylate kinase yields the protein MNHSSGTLYIVSAPSGAGKTSLVTALIKEDPRVRVSVSHTTRAMRPGETHGVNYHFVVHETFKALIAKGDFLEHAEVFGNFYGTSRSALQETLDQGFDLILEIDWQGAQQVRKLMPEARSIFILPPSQEALRQRLDGRGQDSEEIIAGRMKEAVSEMVHYDEYEYVIINDDFAVALEDLKAVFRSNRLVLKKQQQRNSGLLKELLC
- a CDS encoding YicC/YloC family endoribonuclease; protein product: MVHSMTAFARVERAGSQGTLAWELRSVNHRYLEPHLRLPEALRDLEGAVREGLRQGLSRGKVECTLRLSEDNAGKPLQVDRERAAQLVAAAETVASLIKQPAPLNPLEVLAWPGVLVADATDPQALNAEAIALFDEALAELKAGRQREGAELARLINERLDSMASEVTTLRALVPQMLAAQRQKVLDRFSDMQAELDPQRLEQEMVLLAQKSDVAEELDRLSTHVTEVRRVLKSGGAAGRRLDFLMQELNREANTLGSKAFDPRSTQAAVNLKVLIEQMREQVQNIE
- the rph gene encoding ribonuclease PH, coding for MKRPSGRAADQLRSIRITRNYTKHAEGSVLVEFGDTKVICTVSVENGVPRFLKGQGQGWLTAEYGMLPRSTGERNQREASRGKQGGRTLEIQRLIGRSLRAALDMSKLGDITLYVDCDVIQADGGTRTASITGAMVALCDALAVIKKRGGLKGGNPLKHMIAAVSVGMYQGEAVLDLDYLEDSAAETDLNVVMTSAGGFIEVQGTAEGAPFQPEDFNAMLALAQKGMTEIFELQNAALAD
- a CDS encoding exodeoxyribonuclease III, with amino-acid sequence MRIISVNVNGIQAAAERGLLSWLQAQNADVICLQDTRASAFELDDPAFQLDGYFLYACDAEVPTQGGVALYSRMQPKAVITGLGFETADRYGRYLQADFDKVSIASLLLPSGMNGDDDLNQKFKLMDDFAKYLDKQRRKRREYIYCGSFYVAQQKLDIKNWRDSQQAVGFLPPERAWMDAITGDMGYVDALREVSREGDQYSWWPDNEQAEMLNLGYRFDYQILTPGLRRFVRNARLPRQPRFSQHAPLIVDYDWTLTI
- the pyrE gene encoding orotate phosphoribosyltransferase, giving the protein MQPYQRDFIRFAIDRGVLRFGEFTLKSGRTSPYFFNAGLFNTGSALAQLGRCYAAAIVDSKIPFDVLFGPAYKGIPLAAATAVALAEQHQLDVPWCFNRKEAKDHGEGGSLVGAPLAGDVLIIDDVITAGTAIREVMQIINAQQAKAAGVLIALNREERGNGELSAIQEVERDFAIPVVSIVSLTQVLEFLADDPQLKQHLPAVEAYRAQYGI
- a CDS encoding DUF799 domain-containing protein, with product MIKHLSRLIVGACVLALFAGCAERKSIDYSAYKQSRPKSILILPPLNESPDVKATYSMLSQATYPLAEAGYYVMPVALVDETFRQNGMTTPADIHQLPVTKLQEIFGADAGLYVTVSDYGTRYMILSSATIVTANAKLVDLKTGATLWTGSATASSEEGRQNQGGLIGMLVAAAINQVISSVQDDAGYPIAGITSARLLSPYPNGGILYGPRSPKYGTD
- a CDS encoding DUF4810 domain-containing protein — encoded protein: MNITSPALRTVAGLLLGGIMLSGCNTPKPLYQWESYQPQVYSYLKGDAKEEQAIALERDLEKIKAKNGAVPPGYHAQLGLLYSSLGKDDQMIQQFRTEKALFPESAKYMDFLMSNASKGAKQ